The DNA window TAACATTTCAGTAACGTGTTCAAATTATAAACACATCattataaacattgttttcaCAGCATAGTCATaggcttaatttttttcaaaaacctacTTTTAGTAAGTgttcttaaacgctttaacctcccttctggCCACCatccaccagaagtagtggacaGGAAAGATTAATAGAGCAAAGAAAAATATGGACCTGtccagaaatatttcttttgaacaaatccaatctgcattgtcaggatatcagcagttcagttcacatgaatcagctgTGGTAGCTTGATCCACTCTCACACAGCATTCATGAATCTGCAATGGCAGGTTGaaccagaagaaactgcaaggctcaaGTCCACAGAAGTGGtaagaagctgccagaacaccaccagagcTTCTTTGGgggcatttctctctatgaagtcatgacaaatgatgagCAGCAAAGAAGGGTATGGTGCATCAATACAACCCAGGATTATAAATGAAAACCAACATCAGCAAAGGCCAACAGTGGCTAGTAAAGAATGGCAAGACATAACAATACCATCCAGCGCTGTTCACTGTCcattgggttatatttataccctttccaaatatCACTTGTTTTCTtaagcatctgctctagcaaaacatcacatgttcttttCTCCAGGCTGCCTCCAGAAAAACACCAGGAACCTGTTCTTAgtaaaacatcctcccatgtgtgtACTTCAgtaaaaacatcctctcataagacagatGAGTCATTTAGGAGTGAGagggatacatagtgaaaccctataaaacaaaacaagatcagCAATGGTTACCTCCAACCCCAAAAGTTGTGATTATGTATTGCTAGAACTGCCCTTAAGGTTTTATATTAGTATACTCCCTTAACTTAACTTCATTATTACAGAATATCAAAATTAGTAAACCATTCATGTTAAGAAAAAttgttgtggtagtttgaatgagccTCCACAGACTCTAAGTTTAAATACTTTGCCCCAACCTAGTGgaatggaactatttgggaaggcttaggaggtatggccttgttggaggtatgTCAATAGGATCaggttttaaggtttcaaaagcccacaccattcccagctAGCTCCCTTTGTGTGCCCCCTGCATACTCCAGGTCCTtgcttgctgcctgctgccatgttccccaccacGATGATCCTGGATGCTACCTCTAAAACCAAATATAAGCCTCAAAgtacatgctttcttttatgaattgttgccttggttatggtgttctTACCCAAAACTGGAAAGTAACTAAGAAATTATTGGAAAACTAAGACAACTTGGGACAATCTAAGccaattattattttgattaattttctaCTGCAAAACAAACTAGCATTTCTATCCGTACGTTGCTGTCACAATCTGGGGATTCCCTGCCTTCGggaactccctatcccatcctgcctccacctgcttctatgacggTGTTTCccaacccatccacccactcccaactccccaccctggcattcccctgtaatggaaaatccagccttcacagaaccaatgACCTTTCCTCCATTTATGCTCAACAAGGACAACCTCTGCAACTGGAgtaatgtgtactctttggttggtggtttagtccctaggagctctgcaggtctggttggttgatattgttgataCTCCTATGGGGTGgtaaaccccctcagctccttcagtcctttctctaacttctgcattggggaccccgtgctcagtccaatggttggctgcaagcatccacctctgtatttgtcaggatctggaaaagcctcccaggagactatcaggctcctgtctgtcagCAAGAACGTTTTGGCATCtacactagtgtctgggtttggtgactgtatatgggatggaccccaggtgggacagtttctggatggcctctccttcagtccttcctcccatgagtattttcttcccccttctaagagggaccGAAGCAtccatatgttggtcttccttcttaagctaCATGTGGTTGATGagttgtatcttgagtattctgagcttttgggctaatatacacttatcagtgagtgcataccatgtgtgttcttttgtgatttggttacctcactcaggtttgtattttctagttctatccatttacttaagaatttcatgaattcattgtttttaatagctgagtagtactccattgtgtaaatgtaccacattttctgtatccattcctctgttgaaggacatctgggttctttccagctgtatgactattataaataaggctactatgaacataatggagtaggtgtccttgctatatgttggagaatcttttggttatatgaccaggagtggtagagTGGGTACTGAGGTAATAATATGCCtattttctgaggagctgccacaCTGATTtatagagtggttgtaccagcttgcaataccagcaacaatgaagaagtgttcctctttctccacatcctcaccagcttctgctgtcacctgagattttgatcttagccattctgactgatgtgaggtgcaatctcagggttgttttgatttgtgtttccctgatgattaaagatgttgaacattttttcaggtctttctcagccattcggtattcctcagttgagaattctcactttagctctgttccccatttttctttttttttccaaaagttttattcatattttattttatttggttaagGTTTTGTCTACAGAGCTGTTTGTAGCaatggagagcagaggagggacTCAAATCCTCTGGATCACCAGTTAGAGGTGGTTGAAAAactctcctgtgtgctgagaacttAACCAGGGTTCTCTGAGTGAGCTGTAACTGCTTCTGCAACTGAGTTCCCACAAactgaatcttaaaaaaaaataaaactcttcatTATCTGTTCCTTCTCCAATGACTTAAAATTTGTGCTTGATTTATCCTTTGTTCTGGGCCCCAGTCATATCTTCTGCATAGTCCAATGCAGACAGGTTTCTCTGAAGAAACTCGGGTTTGTCTGTCCTTAGGGACAGCACCTACATTAAATCCCAGTTTCCAAGTCATCAGACAAAAATCATACTAAACATTAACAGAGTCAAGGAGACTGTCCCAGAGTCCAGTGCTACCTATCCCCCACCCACCATTTTAACAAATTACATCTGTTTTGAATCCTGATCCACCATCCTGCCTTTTCCCTGATTCACTATAAATGTTCCAGCAATACTGTACTCTAACCAGAAATCAGTGGTAACAACACTGGATATAGCTGTTGGAAGACAGGTGTTGGTCATAGCTGTCCATCACCTAAACTCACTTTAGGTGTTTGAGTGAGGGCTCCAAGAAACACTGTGTGCAGGAGCCAGGAAGTGACATGTTTCATCCACCAAGTGGGGATGAGACTCCATCATTGACTTCCACCCTGAGGTCTCAGAGACCTCAGAAGCATGAAGTGCAATGAAATCCAGGGCCTGAGTCTTCAGCTGCACTGTGCTGTGGAGGTCAGCCAGGATGAGAGTGTGGGCAGCATTCTCTACAGAGAGGTTCCTGGAGAGGGCATCCTCACACAGAACCTTCAGGCCCTCCAGGCCATACTTGTAAGCAGCTGTCAACACATCAGTGGCCATGGAGTggctgtggaggtttgatgccttCCCAGTGTAAATGAAGTCCATCATCTCCTTAAAGACTTTGGGATCCAGGTCATGGATCTCAGTGGGGTTTGCTAGTCTCTCCTCCATTTCATGTTCAAACATGGCTCTGAAAACTGGAGAGTGAGCTGCTAGGATTGCTTTGTGAGCCCTGAATTCATGGCCAGCTACCAACAGGCAGCAGTATGTGAAGAGGGAATTCTCCCACAGCTCCCCTAGGTCATCTGTCAACAGGTGCTTTGGATGCTTGATTGCAGGTGTTATGTTCTCCCCAGGCATGCCAAAGATGGCTCCTACTACGCTCACCTTGTAGCAGAGGGCGAGCTTGTTTTCAGGGAGAAACCAACATCGATAAGAGAGGAAGAAATCTCCAAGGATGAACTTTTTGAATCCCCTGTATTGGTTTTTTTGAAACCTAGTGACATTGATGCTCGTCATACATTGATATTTCTCTCCTTGGGAAGTTGCAATCCAGAACTCATACTTTGCCCATACTGGGCTCTCTGGACAGCTGAGCAACTCCAGGAAAACTGACAGGTAATATTCACTTACTTCATCAACCCCATTTGGCTGTAGTCTCAAACACCATGTCACTTTGTCATTGGCCTCTAATGAGAAGACTGGGTTTGTAATCCTTCTCCTAATTCTCTCCATGCAAAGTGAAAAATTGCTGATGGTCCACACGTAGCAGAATTCCTTAACCCTGATATGTGTGTAGCCCCAGTTGTTGGCTTCCATGTCCTTTGACATTTCTGCTGGATGTAGAGTGGAGGTTAAAGTTGATTTAGTCCACAAAGTTTGAAGTCTCAGGTGTTCTGCAATATATACAGGAATCCTGCAGAATTAGGTTTAATGCCAGCGAAGAAATGGACTTGCTAGTATGATGAGAGCAAGCAGGCCAAGAGACCTGTTCCCCatttttcaatagggttatttggttctctccagtctaacttcttgagttctttgtatatattggatactagccctctatctggtgtagaattggtaaaaatcttttcccaatgtcttggttgccattttgtcctagtgatggtgtcctttaccttacagaagctttgaaattttatgaggccctatttgtagattcttgatcttagagcataagccattggtgttctgttcaggaaaatttcccctgtacccatgtgttcaaggctcttccccactttctcttctattagtttcagtgtctctggttttatgtggagcaTGTTGATCCActgggacttgagctttgtacaaagaaataagaatggatccataGCATGCCAGTTTCGATCTGTGCCTGGAGCacaccctgtgccacagctctgggaagctggtctcccaagagtgcagACACACATCTGAGCATAGGTAGGACCACCACTTCTCCACAGAGGGACCAACCTGGAGTCCTCAGGATGCAGGAACAGAGGAGAAGGCTATGACAGGATCCTTTTGTTgtaccatttgtttaaaatgctgtcttttgtccaCTCCATTGTTTTACCTCCTTTGTGACCATaagtgtatgggttcatttctgggtcttcagttctgttccatggGATCTACCAGCCTGTCTCTTTACTAAAACCATACAGTTTTTttgactattgctctgtagtacagcttgaggacgAGGATGGTGATTTacttagaagttcttttattactgagaatagttttcactatcttggatttttgttattccaaatgaatttgcaaatggctttttctaactctatgaagaattgagttggaattttgatggggttgcattgaatctgtagattgcttttggcaagatggccatttttactatattaatcctgcctatccatgaccatgggagatctttccatattctgaggtctttgtccatttctttcttcagagacttgaagttcttgtcatacagatctctcacttgcttgattagagttaccccaagatatgttatattacttgtgactattgtaaagggtgttgttccccaaattcctttctcagcctgtttattctttaagtataggaaggctactgatttgtttgagttaattttatatccagccactttgctgaaattgtttatcagctgtacgagttctctggtggaatttttggggtcacttaagtgtactatcatatcatctgcgaacagtgatattttgacatcttcatTGCAAATTTGtatgatctccttttgttgtctaattgccctggctaggacttcaagtactatattgaatatgtagggagagagtgggtagtctcatctagtccctgattttagtgggattgcttcaaatttctctccatttactttgatgttggctactggtttgctgtagattggtttt is part of the Mus pahari chromosome 13, PAHARI_EIJ_v1.1, whole genome shotgun sequence genome and encodes:
- the LOC110330610 gene encoding TD and POZ domain-containing protein 5-like; its protein translation is MSKDMEANNWGYTHIRVKEFCYVWTISNFSLCMERIRRRITNPVFSLEANDKVTWCLRLQPNGVDEVSEYYLSVFLELLSCPESPVWAKYEFWIATSQGEKYQCMTSINVTRFQKNQYRGFKKFILGDFFLSYRCWFLPENKLALCYKVSVVGAIFGMPGENITPAIKHPKHLLTDDLGELWENSLFTYCCLLVAGHEFRAHKAILAAHSPVFRAMFEHEMEERLANPTEIHDLDPKVFKEMMDFIYTGKASNLHSHSMATDVLTAAYKYGLEGLKVLCEDALSRNLSVENAAHTLILADLHSTVQLKTQALDFIALHASEVSETSGWKSMMESHPHLVDETCHFLAPAHSVSWSPHSNT